GGGTACAATGCTTGGAGGCGCTTCTGCCGGCTCTCCCAGCCCCGGAATCTGGCACAGCTCAGCCAGGTTCTGAAAAACCAGGGTTTGGCAAGGAAGTTCCTGGATCTCTATGGAACACCTGACAACATTGACATCTGGATTGGGGCCATCGCAGAGCCTCTTTTGCCAGGGGCCCGAGTGGGGCCTCTCCtggcttgtctttttgagaaCCAGTTCAGAAGAGCCCGAAGTGGAGACAGGTAAGTGCCCCTACCCTAAAGGGACCAGCCCCAGAGGCAGGGCAGAAAAGCACTAGAATTTCAAGACTCAGCAATGAGAGAAAGTACTCTTTTTAGCTTCATCTCTTCCAAGTACACAGGATCTGAGACCAGGAGCTCCTCCCTGGAGAGCTTGGTAAGAGGCAGAGAGAGCACTTGCCTGAGTTGGAGGCACCTTTAACTCAGGAGAGAGACTTCTCAGCCTCACTGTTCCAGGCTTAAGGATCCCAGAAAACATGGGCACAAAAGCTAAATCTGGTTTCCCTCCAATAAGCTTGTGGTTTAAGACTTGACTTCTTATTTGGATTTGGCAtttacctgggttcaaatccagtcCTGGCTACTTAAATTACTGTGCAATTAATACTGGGCAATTTACTAGACTGCTGAACTTgtttcttcctttataaaatggggatcatacCTATTTTGCAGGGATTTTGGAGAATTGAATGAAATAACGTATGTAAAGTACCtcacacacagcaggtgctcattCCTGCTCGTCCCTGCCAAACTCCACCCACATCTCTCCGCTGTCTTGGTAGGTTCTGGTGGCAGAAACGGGGTGTTTTCACCAAGAGACAGCGCAGGGCCCTGAGCCACATTTCCTTGTCTCGAATTGTGTGTGACAACACTGGTATCACCACCGTTCCGAGGGACATCTTCAGGGCCAACACCGACCCCCGGGGCTTTGTGCCCTGCACCCGCATCCCCAGCCTGAACCTGTCACCCTGGAGAGGCAGATGAGGCTTCTGCAGGTAAGGGGGACCTCCTCCAACAGCCCTGGGCTGGGTCAGGCCCTCACATCCTTCCCTGGACAGGACAGCTGAGTCCTCTCAGGCCCCTAAGCAGAAACAACAGAACTTGTCTCTAGCAACAGATCACGCTTGCACAGTGGCTTCCCAGTGTGCTAGCCTCTGGGTTGATAGTTAACCCCAGGGCCCAGGACTTTGCGGGGCAATTAGGAAGTATCCAAGTAGCCTCAGCTTGGTCATCAACACCCTAAGAACAGCTCAATCTCTGGACATCCAGCAAGCTCCTCACTTGGCCACTTGTGCTGCTTCCGCAGGAGTCCATCCCAAGCCTCCGACCGTGGAGACAAGGAAACCTGGGGGAGACCACAAGGCTACCTCCTCCCCTGGAGCAACCGCTTCCTGCTGATGCTTTTGCTGGCTATAGCTCAGAGCTGGTTCTCTGGCTGGGAGTGACGGCCAGGGTTCCCAGCAGCAATGAACCCTCCTGCCATGCAAGCCTCTTATGTAATAGGTCACATGTCAGCTCCAGGTGCAAGGGCTCGTGAGCCAAGCAAGGGGGTCCTGAGGCCCAGGCAAGAGGAGTCATCTTCATCTCCAGCCACTTTCATCTATTTCCCACCCTGTCCCTGACCCCTGCCTATGACTGGGAGGCCACAGAGTCCCCGCCTCCAGCCACCCCACGGTCTTtctctggagcctgcaggctgcaCAGCACCCTCTGCTTCTACCAATAAAGCACCCCTGAGGGCAGAAGCTGGTTTCTGCATTGGGCTCAgggggggcaggggctggaccTCAGTCCCATGCTTTGCTCCAGATGTTTAAGAGGAGTGCTGCTAAGACACAGCTGGCATTAACCTTAAAGCCTCCCCTGGGGGCTGAGTTTAGAGCATCAAAAGAAACACTGTGGAGTAGGAAAAGGCAGGGAAGTGCAGCAGCGTTAGGGGCCCCGACGTTAAGGAGAATAGCTTGGCCGTGAAAGCGACCCAAGCAGAAAACCAGCCGACAGAACGTCAGTCAGTGTAAAAAGTTTTTATGTATAAAAAGCACAATAAAAGATGACAGCTAGCTAGCAGAAAGGACTGGGCATTGCCTTCAGCCTTCATTTACTACAGAAACAAGCCCCCAGCAGGAAGGGGAGGCTACCCTGGGAAGAGGAGGCTGGGTTCCCAGGCCAGGAGTGTAAGATCTCTCTCGCCTTCTTTCTCGGGCCTCCATGTGTAAAGCAGGTGTGGAGCAGGTGGTACTGCTGCCCTCTGCCACTGAGACCATGAGACAGGCCGGAAAGGAGGCTGTGTCGAGGACAGAACTAACTTTGGGCTTCCCCCCAAAACTGGTCTCAAACCAAAAAACCTGTCTTGTTGCGATGGTCACTTGCAGTGGCTGACATATGAAGACAGGGACCATATGGGGGCCACAGGGTCTTTGGCTTTGTTGCCACCCAGCAGCTGAAGACCAGGCAGGGGTCCAGCCCAGGATTCTCAGCTCTTCTGGTTCTCAGCAGGTCAGCGGAGTCTCTAATCAGAAAGACGAAGAGGGCCCAGGCCTTGGATATCACCCGTCTTGTCCTCGTGCACGGCGGGCCAGGACTGCAGTGAGCTAGGAGACCGTGGTTCCCGAGGGGCTCACGAGGTCCTGGGGAAGGCTTTCTCGGGCCTCCTGCATGCGGCGCCGGGCTCGACGGAAGGCTTCTGTGAGGGAAGCAGACACAGGAGTCAGCTGCCACAGTGTGGGGGAAATGGGGCCCACGGGGATGCTGGAGGGGGGTGTAGCTGGAATTGGGTCGGGGGAAGCCTACCTAGCACGTTGTGAATGGAACTTTGCTGGCTGAATCCCTCCAGACGGTCCAACACGCTCCTCATCCTCTTCCGGAGAGAACTTGACTCCATGAAGGCCCTGCAGGGGAGCCCGCCACGTGGCCATGGCTGCTCTTGCAGCCCTCAGGGTCAGAAGCCCCAAGGCGGAGGGCGATGGCCACTCACCTGGACTGCTGCAGACAGTGCAGGCGGAAGGTGACACTGCCTGTGGTCTCTGTGCGGAGTCCAAAGCGGCTCAGACGCTCCCCCTGCGGCATCCGGTTAACGTCAGGTTTCTGTTGGTTCCTAGACCCCAGGCACCACAGTGGCCTCACTCCCATTCTTATTCCCCTTCTTGGGGAGAACAATTCTGTTGAGGAAACTTCATCCCAACACCCAGATTCCACCACCTCCCAAGTGTAAATCAAGGAACATTCCGACCTCGTTCGAGAATCAGCAGTCTTATAAGCTGCCTGCCAATCCTCTGATTCCTGAGGACTCAGGGATGGGCTGGAAGGAGGGGCCAGTTATTCCGACAGGGACCAGGGGAAACCTCTAAGTGTACTATTTTCCGGAGCTCTCCTAGGACAGCAGTGATCTTTGTACCTGGTGCAAGATGTGGccgagacaggagggaagggactAAGCAATAATGAAGCAATGAACAATTAAGAGTCCTTAACCCAGATTCCACCTTACTCCAGAAGAGATAGGGACATACGTTCCCAGCATGAAGGCTCCCCAAAGTCACCTTGAAGGTTCCTGGTATCCGCACGTAGGAGAGGTCCTCCAGCTCCAGAGAGCCGCCAATGAAAAACCTCCTGAGCTCGGCCACCGGGCCCAGCTCCAGGGGCCTCCACGTAGGGACTGTCAGGGTGTGCGAGCCTGTGCAGGAAGAGGAGAGCGGGGCCGGAAATGGCACGTGCTCCCTTGCTGCCTTCCCGGCAATGACACGGGCCTCGCCACCACCAAAACACCTGGTCTGGTAATGGCCTGACCTCTGGTGAAGGTCATCAGAGTGGTTTAGGGTACCCACTTGAAAATCAATCAGATGGAaattcagatctcagctctgccaGTTATTACCCGGGCACCAGGACACGTttctcaacctctctgaaccccattCTCCTCACCTAATAACAACACCTATGCCTCACAGAGTGgtggggagaattaaatgagaagcacttagcacactgcctggcGCATAACAGAAGACAGCGGCTATTATTTCAAAAGGAGCTGATCCACTCAATACACGTCCGCCGAGAGCCCATCTTGCCACGCGGCTGCTCCCTCGAGGCCACGAGTCAGGTCAGAGGAGCCGGAGGCAGAGCCCAGAGCTGCTCAGCTTCCCAGTTAGCTGTCCTTTCACCCAGTTGTCTCTAACAGAGGGGGAAAATTTCctcaaaaggagaaggaaatctTGCAAGCTAAGTGCTTCTAATTCCCAGTCATCCCTACTCCTCACAGGAAGTGGTCGAATCTTCTGAAGTGTTAGCCTTGTTTCTAGGAGCTAGGGCACATGGGCCACGTGAAGGGCAGGGATGAGCGGTCACCTGGGGTGGCAGGCAGCACCACAGCCCCGTAGCCTTCCACGCGATACCTCTGCCAGAAGTCCAGCGAGAGGACCTCGCAGTAGAGCACAGGCCATGCCGGGAGAGCACCTGCAGCAAGGGGGAGAAGCGGCCAGGTCGTGGGAGGCCTTCACCAGGAGAGGGCCTGTCTGAGGGGCCCAAGGCCGAGCACCTGCCAGGCCACTCACCGGCAGATTCATCCTCGTGGAGGAAGGAGGCCTCAAACGTGAACGGGTAGGAGAAGTAAGCCACATTATCCTAAAAAAGAGGAATGGTATTTTATACTCAGTGTCATGGGGTGGACGAGGGCTCAGTTGGAATTTGTTTTCCCTGTAGCCAATGACAAGCTCACCAtcccaagggaaaaagaaaaactatcacCCCAGGTAGGAAATAAAAGGCTGAGAGGTGAAGGGACACCCAAACCCGAGCTGCTACCACTCTCAAAAAGGCAGAGAGAACCCTTGGACCAGGCATCCCTGCAGAGCCCACAGCGAAGGGCTGGACCCAGCTCTGGAATCTTCCCCAGGCCGTGAGCGTGATAATCTTCAGATGCCTTCCCCCTTCTAGGTGCCCCCTCTCGCTGCCCTACCGTTCCCAGGGACTTGGTGGCACAGGTCTGTGTTATTCCTGAGAGCTGCTGGAATGCTGGGCTTGACCAGCCTGAAAACCAAAGACCACATATAGTAAGTCAATGGGGAGGAAGGCAAGCAGTTGAGAAAAAGACAAAGTTCCTTTCTCCATTCACTCACTCGTTCATGCAATCAATCATTCATTTCACATTCACTGTGTGTCTGCCATGTGCTATGACCGATCACTGGGGACATCTTGGTGACCAGATAAAAAAGCTTCCTGTCTCTCATGGGGCTACCATTcctgttgggggtgggaggggggaacagacaacaaaccaaccaacaaaaagaCTATCAAGTAGTAATAAATgctaaagtaaaaatgaaacagGGTGAAGGGACTGAGTGGCTTGAGGCTCGTTTAGACGGCGTGGTGAGGGAACACCACTCAGAGGTGACACTTAGGCTGAAACCTAAACTAAAGCAGAACCAGTCGTGCAAAGATTGGACACAAAAGCTTTCAGACAAGAAATGGCCCTGCAAAGGCCCTCAGGTGGGAATGAACTTGGCCTGCTCAAGAACAGAAATTACAACTGCAATGCTGTAAGGGAGGGATGGGCAGGGCCCAGCTCGTTCAGAGAATGGAGTCTGGATTTGGCTCTAAGTGGGAAGGGAAGCTGTTGGGGCTTTAAGTTCAAAAGAGACACAACTGGTTTACATTTTAAAGGCTCAGTTAGGCTGTGGTGCACGTGGCAAACGAAACGTAAGAGGGAGCAAGACAGGAAGTGAGAGGATAAATTAGAAACCTAATGCTTCGGCCTaagcaagagatgatggtggcttggccCAGGGTCCTCGAGAGAACGGAGGATTCAAGACATCTTCTGGAGACAGAACTGCCAAGAACTGCTGATAGAATGAATGGCGGTAGGGAGCTAGAGAAAGTGAGGAGTCAAGGATGTCTCTTAGGTTTCTGGTATCAGAAACTAAGTAGATGACATTGCCATTCTGCTAAGATGGGCAAGACCATGAGGGCAGGTGTGAGGCAAGAGGGGGAATCAAGAAGCTTTTGGTCATGTTAAACAGGAACGACAAAGAGGTAAGTGGACATGACTCTGGAGTTCAGGGGAGAGGCTAAGGCTAGAGAGGGACATCCGGGAGTCTGAGACATACAAACAGTACTGAAGCCACAGGATGTATGAGGCCACCTAGAAAGACCGTGGAGAGAGAGTAGCAGAAGGCCAGGCCCAGCCTTGGATACTCTAATAGTTTTAGGTCAACAGAAGATGAGGGAACAGCCAAGAAGGCCGCTGAGCCCCCAGTGAGAGAGACGAGAGGAGCACAGAGCCAGAAGCCAAGAGGAGAGTCTCAGTGAGGAAAGTGAACTGTGGTGAACGCTTCTGGGAGGCCAAGTAGGGTGAAGGCAGAGATGTCACCACAGGGTTTCACATCTTGGAAGAGATCTATGACCTTGAAAAGAACAGTAACAATTTCAGTGGAGGAGTGGGGAAGGAAGTCTGACCGAATGCCTCTGGAAAACTGTCAGAATGGGTAAAAAGAGAGACTTATGAATATTACTTACTAGTAGTTGGCAATTCCACGAAGAAGTGGACGTAAAGATTGTCAAACTCATAGCCTTGGGCTGAAACTAAGAAAACAGGAAACTGTTTCAGGTTATCCTCCTATCACCCTTAGCACCCGCCCCAGTCCTAAAGGGCCTACCCACGTGTGGAAGCGAGTCCCTCAAGGGCCAGGAACTCCCTGTGCTTCCAGGAAAGACACGTGCCTGAGTCTCCCGAGTGCTGCGGACAACCCAAGGGCTCTACTGGGGCAGGGAGGATTACTCCACAGCTAAATCTGACACCTGCCAAGCATCAAGGGGCTTCTGTCTGGTGAGACACTCACCTACTTCTCCATTTACAAAGAGCCGGAGGGCACCTGGTACCGTCTGAGGTAGAGAGAAGTGGGGCAGATCAGGAGGTCTGAGGGAAGCGACACCTCTCCTCCAGCCTGCCCGTAAATCCCCAGAGGACCTGACGCTGGACGCCAGATCCAGGTGTGTGACTAATCCCGCTTCCTCCCCACCTGCCACTTCTCCATAaatctgtttccttcatttctaaaaGTGTGTAATGTAATGGAAAAAGCACCTAATTTACATGGTGGGGAAGGCAACAAAGTGGGGTATTTACAAGAACGGCCAAGAGAAGCAAACACAGCTGCCTGCCGCCGTAGGGCGAGAGGCTAGAGACCCCGGCTCCCTCTAGAGGGAGGTCAAGAGACCAGGAAGTTTCCTTGTTAAATTATTTGTGTATCTATCTTATCTCACTTTTTAACACCGAAAATCTGTTGCTAATACAACACAAAAATAGTGAAAGTTAATtttttagagagagagagggagaccacCAGGTAACTCTCTCCTTGTTTCCAGATCTAGAAATGGAACTCCTGGAATAAGAGAAGACAAAGAATAGGACCACAGGATTACGGACTTaaactcttttgttttgttttaagagccAAACTATTTGACAAACAGAAATGACACCCCTCCCTCTCTATGGGGCATTAGGAAAAATATCTACATGAAGAGCAAGGAAGACacttttcatctttatatttatttataaaattaattacaaagtaATACATGAATGCACTCCCACTGATAAAAATTCAAAACCACCTAAGTTTagagaataaaaagtaaacattccTGACATGTCCCTCTCACCACCCAATAGCCATCTACCATTTCCcaatcccaccccctccccagagaAAGCCACCCATAGGGTGTGTGCCCTTTGAGACCTTTTCCTATGCATTAACAGTTCTATATCAATATGCAATGCTTCTAAAACATAACAAGGACTATACTCTAAatgttgttttttacttttttccactGAGGAGTATGTCTTTGGGACCCTGAAGAGAGAACTGTCACTGAGCCGCAGTCAGAACGCTCTGGCTACAGAAACCCAGCTGGCGGAGCTGCAGGAAACCCAGCTACTCACCGTCTCGAAGTCAGTGCCCACGAGGCTGTTGAGATACTCTTTGTGCCGGCCATAGAGCTGAGGAAACAAACCACACTGAAACTCAAGGTGCGACCCCAGCCAGACCAGGGTCCAGATCTGCACGGGAGGGAGAAAAGCAGCAGGAGTGGGACGTGCCACAGAAAGCTGGGCCTAAGCATCCCAGACACTGACATCTGAGAGTGAAGCACAGAGGCTCTGGAGTCCACCGGTCTGGGGCCAACCGGGCTCTCGCACTTACGTGACCTCGGGCAGACTGCTTAGCTTCTtgatctccatttcctcatttataaagtggtaataataaaaatattcacctAAAGGCTTGTGGTACAgtctaaatgaaataaagtatgtGAAGGGCCTAGCACAGAGCATGGCAAATGCTCAAATAAATGGTCATTATTGTGATGATCTTATAATAGGATCGAAACCTTACATCTGACATGTCAGCAGCGCTTCCCAAGTCAGGCAAGGCCTCTAAGAGCAAGGCCTTGCAGCTGCTGACCCAACCTCGGCCGCGGCCTCGGCTCCCAGCTCTCTggttcccagactgaaccagcaCTTACGTCCCTGAGCGCACGCTGCTCCCGCTCTTCCTCCTCAGGCTGTGCAAGGGAGGACACGCTGTCAATCGTATACTTCCACAGCTCCTGCTTCTCCCCGTTTGTCTCGATTCTGTAAGGTCAAAGCCACAAAGGGACTAACTCAGCAAACAGGAGGTGGGGCCCTCCAGACCCAGCCCAGGGAGGAGCCGATTTACAGTTCTGTTATTCTAAGACGTAAGATGAGGAACAGTCAGGCCAGAGGAGAAGACCTGGCTAGTTCATCTCTCCCAGTTTTGATTAGTCCCTACATGCAGCAGCACAGAGAATTATTTTCACTTGACGACACTGATGAAGGTATCACTTTCAAATCCGGGTAGGTGCATATTTGCTGAGAAAAGGTTGCCCAGTGTCCTAAGG
This sequence is a window from Pseudorca crassidens isolate mPseCra1 chromosome 19, mPseCra1.hap1, whole genome shotgun sequence. Protein-coding genes within it:
- the MKS1 gene encoding tectonic-like complex member MKS1 isoform X6; the encoded protein is MAGRTDESLPTLTLIDTPIWRREGGILKSRIVTWEPSEEFIRNSHVINTPLQTMYIMADLGPYGKLGYKKYEHVLCTLKVDSNGVITVKPDFTGSRGPYRIETNGEKQELWKYTIDSVSSLAQPEEEEREQRALRDLYGRHKEYLNSLVGTDFETTVPGALRLFVNGEVVSAQGYEFDNLYVHFFVELPTTSWSSPAFQQLSGITQTCATKSLGTDNVAYFSYPFTFEASFLHEDESAGALPAWPVLYCEVLSLDFWQRYRVEGYGAVVLPATPGSHTLTVPTWRPLELGPVAELRRFFIGGSLELEDLSYVRIPGTFKGERLSRFGLRTETTGSVTFRLHCLQQSRAFMESSSLRKRMRSVLDRLEGFSQQSSIHNVLEAFRRARRRMQEARESLPQDLVSPSGTTVS
- the MKS1 gene encoding tectonic-like complex member MKS1 isoform X1, which codes for MAETVWSTDTGEAVYRSWDPVRNLRLRVHLQRITSSSYLHCQPAAQPGKDLIDLATFRPHPSTSGHRPEVDEEEEVVIGWQEKLFSQFEVDLYQNEAACQSPLDHQYRQEILKLEDLDGRKNRRIFTYTDSDRYTNLEEHCQKMTTAASEMPSFLVERMANVRRRRQDRRGMEGGILKSRIVTWEPSEEFIRNSHVINTPLQTMYIMADLGPYGKLGYKKYEHVLCTLKVDSNGVITVKPDFTGSRGPYRIETNGEKQELWKYTIDSVSSLAQPEEEEREQRALRDLYGRHKEYLNSLVGTDFETTVPGALRLFVNGEVVSAQGYEFDNLYVHFFVELPTTSWSSPAFQQLSGITQTCATKSLGTDNVAYFSYPFTFEASFLHEDESAGALPAWPVLYCEVLSLDFWQRYRVEGYGAVVLPATPGSHTLTVPTWRPLELGPVAELRRFFIGGSLELEDLSYVRIPGTFKGERLSRFGLRTETTGSVTFRLHCLQQSRAFMESSSLRKRMRSVLDRLEGFSQQSSIHNVLEAFRRARRRMQEARESLPQDLVSPSGTTVS
- the MKS1 gene encoding tectonic-like complex member MKS1 isoform X7, producing MAETVWSTDTGEAVYRSWDPVRNLRLRVHLQRITSSSYLHCQPAAQPGKDLIDLATFRPHPSTSGHRPEVDEEEEVVIGWQEKLFSQFEVDLYQNEAACQSPLDHQYRQEILKLEDLDGRKNRRIFTYTDSDRYTNLEEHCQKMTTAASEMPSFLVERMANVRRRRQDRRGMEGGILKSRIVTWEPSEEFIRNSHVINTPLQTMYIMADLGPYGKLGYKKYEHVLCTLKVDSNGVITVKPDFTGSRGPYRIETNGEKQELWKYTIDSVSSLAQPEEEEREQRALRDLYGRHKEYLNSLVGTDFETTVPGALRLFVNGEVVSAQGYEFDNLYVHFFVELPTTSWSSPAFQQLSGITQTCATKSLGTDNVAYFSYPFTFEASFLHEDESAGALPAWPVLYCEVLSLDFWQRYRVEGYGAVVLPATPGSHTLTVPTWRPLELGPVAELRRFFIGGSLELEDLSYVRIPGTFKGLHGVKFSPEEDEERVGPSGGIQPAKFHSQRARSLPSSPAPHAGGPRKPSPGPREPLGNHGLLAHCSPGPPCTRTRRVISKAWALFVFLIRDSADLLRTRRAENPGLDPCLVFSCWVATKPKTLWPPYGPCLHMSATASDHRNKTGFLV
- the MKS1 gene encoding tectonic-like complex member MKS1 isoform X5, whose product is MTTAASEMPSFLVERMANVRRRRQDRRGMEGGILKSRIVTWEPSEEFIRNSHVINTPLQTMYIMADLGPYGKLGYKKYEHVLCTLKVDSNGVITVKPDFTGSRGPYRIETNGEKQELWKYTIDSVSSLAQPEEEEREQRALRDLYGRHKEYLNSLVGTDFETTVPGALRLFVNGEVVSAQGYEFDNLYVHFFVELPTTSWSSPAFQQLSGITQTCATKSLGTDNVAYFSYPFTFEASFLHEDESAGALPAWPVLYCEVLSLDFWQRYRVEGYGAVVLPATPGSHTLTVPTWRPLELGPVAELRRFFIGGSLELEDLSYVRIPGTFKGERLSRFGLRTETTGSVTFRLHCLQQSRAFMESSSLRKRMRSVLDRLEGFSQQSSIHNVLEAFRRARRRMQEARESLPQDLVSPSGTTVS